The DNA segment CTAATAGTTGTTGGAAGTGTTGGAGATAATTATTTGCGAAAAAATTTGTATGAAAAAGTAAAAGGGATTGGCTTTAACTTTATTAATGCATTTCATCCATCAGCTATTATTTCAGAGTATGTAAAATTCGGGCGAGGAAATGTTGTAATGGCCGGTACTTTTATAGGTCCTGATACACAAGTTGGAAATAACGTGATAGTAAATACAGGATCAATTATTGAACATGATTGCATAATAAGCGATCATGTTCATATTGCTCCAGGTGTTAAAATTGCAGGAGGAGTTAAAATAGGCGAAGCAAGCCATATTGGAATTGGGTCTGTTATTATTGAGGGAATAAAGATAGGTAAAAATTCTTTAGTTGGAGCTGGTACTGTGGTCTTAGATGATGTACCTGA comes from the Thermoanaerobacterium aotearoense genome and includes:
- a CDS encoding acetyltransferase, which codes for MDKLVLIGAGGHAKAVIDILKKNNEIHIEGLIGKADEIGKKVLGVPVIATDEQLNDLLKREINYALIVVGSVGDNYLRKNLYEKVKGIGFNFINAFHPSAIISEYVKFGRGNVVMAGTFIGPDTQVGNNVIVNTGSIIEHDCIISDHVHIAPGVKIAGGVKIGEASHIGIGSVIIEGIKIGKNSLVGAGTVVLDDVPDNAVVVGVPGTVKKYRYDMGRNQ